One window from the genome of Candidatus Limnocylindria bacterium encodes:
- a CDS encoding pseudouridine synthase, producing MIRLQKVMAERGVASRRAAEEMITEGRVRVNGDLITTLGTRVAEDAHIEVDGRLIAAPAPHRYVLLNKPVGIVSTAQDEHGRRTVVDHIAARERLYPVGRLDTDSEGLLLLTNDGTWAERVLHPRYGHEREYDLWVEGDLTDEALARLQRGIPLEEGIARAVRVSVRSRSRGRSRLSLVLLTGWKRQVRRMCIAVGLKVARLVRVRMGPLELGKLRPGDFRDLTKREIDAMTAPTAQPKEETAQVVARRVLANGRGAAPVLPRREPRTVAQPMTRRAPVIRPRVGPVESVRAGAQRVTRRGPRAAAGPAARFEPRRRSTRTAAGRAAPRRGSR from the coding sequence GTGATCCGTTTGCAGAAGGTGATGGCCGAGCGCGGCGTCGCCTCGCGTCGCGCAGCCGAGGAGATGATCACTGAGGGTCGCGTTCGCGTGAACGGCGATCTCATCACGACGCTTGGGACACGCGTGGCCGAAGATGCGCACATCGAGGTCGATGGCCGGCTCATCGCCGCGCCAGCCCCGCACCGCTACGTCCTGTTGAACAAACCTGTCGGGATCGTTTCGACCGCGCAGGACGAGCACGGCCGGCGGACCGTCGTCGACCACATCGCTGCTCGCGAGCGTCTCTATCCGGTCGGCCGGCTCGATACCGACTCGGAGGGTTTGTTGCTCCTGACGAACGACGGCACCTGGGCCGAGCGCGTCCTGCATCCGCGTTACGGCCACGAGCGCGAGTACGACCTCTGGGTCGAAGGTGACCTCACCGATGAGGCGCTCGCGCGCCTTCAGCGCGGGATCCCACTCGAGGAGGGCATCGCGCGCGCCGTCCGCGTTTCGGTGCGTTCGCGCTCGCGCGGTCGCTCGCGACTCTCGCTGGTGCTGCTCACCGGATGGAAACGGCAGGTGCGCCGCATGTGCATCGCCGTGGGACTGAAAGTGGCTCGTCTCGTGCGTGTCCGTATGGGTCCGCTCGAGCTGGGAAAGCTCAGACCGGGCGACTTCCGCGACCTCACAAAGCGAGAGATCGACGCGATGACGGCGCCGACCGCGCAGCCGAAGGAGGAGACGGCGCAGGTGGTCGCACGACGGGTGTTGGCGAACGGTCGGGGCGCCGCGCCAGTGCTCCCGCGGCGAGAGCCGCGAACGGTCGCGCAACCGATGACGCGCCGAGCGCCCGTGATTCGACCGCGGGTTGGGCCAGTGGAAAGCGTGCGTGCGGGAGCGCAGCGGGTGACGCGGCGAGGACCCCGAGCCGCGGCAGGACCCGCGGCGCGATTCGAACCACGTCGACGGTCGACGCGAACTGCGGCAGGGCGCGCGGCGCCGCGACGAGGGTCACGATGA
- the cmk gene encoding (d)CMP kinase — protein sequence MTPRTIAIDGPAGAGKSTIGALVAERLGYVFLDTGGMYRAIALAAQRKGVDPDDAERLAQIARESRITIGPPTVRDGRAYTVLLDGADVTWDIRSPEVDRIVSQVARVPAVREAMLEQQRELARRGRVVMVGRDIGTVVLPDADCKIFLTASAAERAKRREEELRSRGQVLPRQELLQEILRRDRMDSERKVAPLRTADDAVVVQTDGLSVGQALDQVLAIVTRPAPAA from the coding sequence ATGACGCCTCGGACGATCGCGATCGACGGACCCGCCGGCGCCGGCAAGAGCACGATCGGAGCGCTTGTCGCTGAACGACTCGGGTACGTCTTCCTCGATACCGGCGGCATGTATCGCGCGATCGCGCTCGCGGCCCAACGGAAGGGCGTGGATCCCGACGACGCGGAGCGCCTCGCGCAGATCGCACGCGAGTCGCGCATCACGATCGGCCCACCGACTGTGCGCGATGGGCGCGCCTACACCGTCCTCCTCGATGGCGCCGATGTCACGTGGGACATCCGCTCACCCGAGGTCGACCGCATCGTCTCGCAGGTGGCGCGAGTGCCGGCCGTGCGCGAGGCCATGCTCGAGCAGCAGCGCGAGCTCGCGCGACGCGGTCGCGTCGTCATGGTCGGACGCGACATCGGTACCGTCGTGTTGCCCGATGCCGATTGCAAGATCTTCCTCACCGCGTCCGCGGCCGAGCGTGCGAAGCGACGCGAGGAAGAGCTGCGCTCCCGCGGTCAGGTGCTCCCAAGACAGGAGCTGCTGCAGGAGATCCTCCGGCGCGATCGCATGGACAGCGAGCGGAAGGTCGCACCGCTGCGCACGGCGGACGACGCCGTTGTCGTGCAGACGGATGGGCTGTCCGTCGGTCAGGCTCTGGACCAGGTCCTCGCGATCGTGACGCGTCCGGCGCCGGCGGCGTGA
- a CDS encoding lysophospholipid acyltransferase family protein, whose amino-acid sequence MISDSAPEWPVERLWLWNLLFPPIRTIVQALVHVRVEGRDNLPKSGPYIIVSNHINWKDPPLISINLDRSVRYMAKIQAFGYPLLGYIVRATGAFPVRRGEGDRRALVTALKVLAGGQILGFFPEGHRSETGALLRGKPGVGFLATRAGNVPLVPIAMIGTKQSLLRLMVGGHAVLRVGRPFHVADLTAEERRDEQAVTDAVMRRIASQLPPEMRGAYP is encoded by the coding sequence GTGATCTCCGACAGCGCACCGGAGTGGCCGGTCGAGCGTCTCTGGCTGTGGAATCTCCTGTTCCCGCCGATCCGCACGATCGTCCAAGCACTCGTCCATGTCCGCGTCGAGGGCCGCGACAACCTTCCGAAGAGCGGGCCCTACATCATCGTGTCGAACCACATCAACTGGAAGGACCCGCCGCTCATCTCGATCAACCTCGATCGATCGGTGCGCTACATGGCGAAGATCCAGGCATTCGGCTATCCGCTCCTCGGGTACATCGTTCGCGCCACAGGCGCGTTCCCGGTGCGACGGGGTGAGGGTGACCGGCGCGCTCTCGTCACTGCGCTGAAGGTGCTCGCGGGCGGTCAGATCCTCGGGTTCTTCCCGGAGGGTCACCGGAGCGAGACCGGCGCGCTCCTGCGGGGCAAGCCAGGTGTTGGATTCCTCGCGACGCGCGCTGGGAACGTGCCGTTGGTACCGATCGCGATGATCGGGACCAAGCAGTCGCTCCTCCGTCTCATGGTCGGCGGGCACGCCGTCTTACGCGTGGGACGACCCTTTCACGTTGCCGATCTCACCGCAGAGGAACGTCGCGACGAGCAAGCGGTGACCGATGCCGTGATGAGACGCATCGCATCCCAGTTGCCCCCCGAAATGCGCGGTGCGTACCCCTAG
- the ispH gene encoding 4-hydroxy-3-methylbut-2-enyl diphosphate reductase → MEVLLARENGFCFGVKKAVELTEAAAETGKTVHNLGQVVHNPKISERLAARGVKVIKDPADASDGIVVIRAHGVPPEVRKQIEDRGLECIDATCSLVLRAQRFTKQLADEGYKVIILGTPDHPEVIGLKGFAGDDYVVVETTEEWSKLPKMKRAGVVSQSTQPPWAFKELVAHVSEIAQETKVYNTVCPVTVKRQVAASELAEQVKTIIVVGGKNSANTRELVNLARMQGRTAYHIENANELQPEWLRDQERVGLIGGCSTPMDTLLEVKERAEELAEAVPA, encoded by the coding sequence ATGGAAGTGCTGCTCGCACGCGAGAACGGGTTCTGTTTCGGCGTCAAGAAGGCGGTCGAGCTGACCGAGGCCGCCGCCGAGACCGGCAAGACCGTTCACAACCTCGGCCAGGTCGTCCACAACCCCAAGATCAGCGAACGGCTCGCCGCGCGCGGGGTCAAGGTCATCAAGGACCCCGCCGACGCGTCGGACGGCATCGTCGTCATCCGCGCGCACGGTGTCCCGCCGGAGGTCCGAAAGCAGATCGAGGACCGCGGCCTTGAGTGCATCGACGCGACGTGCTCGCTCGTTCTTCGCGCGCAGCGCTTCACGAAGCAGCTCGCGGACGAGGGCTACAAAGTGATCATCCTGGGGACACCCGACCACCCCGAGGTCATCGGACTGAAGGGCTTCGCGGGCGACGACTACGTGGTGGTCGAGACGACGGAAGAGTGGTCGAAGCTTCCGAAGATGAAGCGTGCCGGCGTCGTCTCCCAGTCAACACAGCCGCCGTGGGCCTTCAAAGAGCTCGTCGCGCACGTCTCGGAGATCGCGCAGGAGACGAAGGTGTACAACACGGTCTGCCCGGTCACGGTGAAGCGCCAGGTGGCGGCCAGCGAGCTCGCGGAACAGGTGAAGACGATCATCGTCGTCGGCGGAAAGAACTCCGCGAACACGCGAGAGCTCGTGAACCTCGCGAGGATGCAGGGTCGCACCGCGTACCACATCGAGAACGCGAACGAGCTGCAACCCGAGTGGCTGCGCGATCAGGAGCGCGTGGGTCTCATCGGTGGTTGCTCGACGCCTATGGACACGCTTCTTGAGGTCAAGGAGCGCGCCGAGGAGCTCGCGGAAGCGGTCCCGGCCTAA
- the der gene encoding ribosome biogenesis GTPase Der: MSRAVVAVVGRPNVGKSTLFNRIVGERVAIVEDLPGTTRDRVYATAEWRGREFSLIDTGGLDDPRAGEMEAAVRRQAEAAIAEADVVLFVVDAQSGILPVEHDVADQLRRSRKPVILVANKADSWRGEAQAAEFYELGLGDPFPVSAIQGHGTGDLLDAVVERLPAEQEEELSTDAHIAIVGRPNVGKSSFLNTLVGSERAVVSEIPGTTRDSLDTAMEFRGRRLVLVDTAGIRRRGRIEQGIEHYALLRTAHALERADVAILLTDGTEGVAAQDTHIAGYALEAAVGLVLAVNKWDVVDRGEDMTAQVEAEVAREFHFAPWMRHHFVSAKTGRNVEATLEDALMIVDERKKRIPTSDLHKLLTEAIAAHPPSPHRGKEVRFRHVTQARGKAPTFVFFVDPPEGVHFTYARYLENRIRERFGFPGTPIKLEFKASFE; encoded by the coding sequence GTGTCCCGCGCCGTCGTTGCCGTTGTCGGCAGGCCCAACGTTGGGAAGTCGACACTCTTCAACCGCATCGTGGGCGAGCGCGTCGCGATCGTCGAGGATCTTCCAGGCACCACACGCGATCGCGTTTACGCGACCGCCGAATGGCGCGGGCGCGAGTTCTCGCTGATCGACACGGGTGGCCTCGACGATCCACGGGCGGGTGAGATGGAAGCGGCCGTACGGCGTCAGGCCGAGGCCGCGATCGCGGAAGCGGACGTGGTCCTCTTCGTCGTCGACGCGCAGTCCGGCATCCTCCCGGTCGAGCACGACGTCGCCGATCAGCTTCGACGGAGTCGTAAGCCGGTGATCCTCGTCGCGAACAAGGCGGACTCCTGGCGCGGTGAAGCGCAGGCCGCCGAGTTCTACGAGCTGGGTCTCGGCGATCCGTTCCCGGTCTCGGCGATCCAGGGTCACGGGACGGGCGATCTGCTCGACGCGGTCGTCGAACGCCTTCCCGCGGAGCAGGAAGAGGAGCTGTCGACCGACGCGCACATCGCGATCGTGGGGCGGCCCAACGTCGGCAAGTCGAGCTTCCTGAACACGCTGGTCGGGAGCGAGCGCGCCGTGGTCAGCGAGATCCCCGGCACGACACGAGACAGCCTCGACACGGCGATGGAGTTCCGTGGCCGGCGGCTCGTGCTCGTCGATACGGCCGGCATCCGGCGTCGCGGGCGCATCGAGCAGGGGATCGAGCACTACGCGCTGCTGCGGACCGCGCACGCGCTCGAGCGCGCGGATGTCGCGATCCTCCTCACCGATGGGACCGAGGGCGTAGCGGCGCAGGACACGCACATCGCGGGATACGCCCTCGAGGCCGCGGTCGGCCTGGTGCTGGCCGTCAACAAGTGGGACGTGGTAGACCGTGGCGAGGACATGACCGCACAGGTCGAAGCCGAGGTCGCGCGTGAGTTCCACTTCGCGCCGTGGATGCGGCACCATTTCGTCTCCGCGAAGACCGGTCGAAACGTGGAAGCGACGCTCGAGGACGCCCTCATGATCGTCGATGAGCGGAAGAAACGAATTCCGACATCGGACCTGCACAAGCTGCTCACCGAGGCGATCGCCGCGCATCCGCCGTCACCGCATCGCGGTAAAGAGGTCCGCTTCCGCCATGTGACCCAGGCGCGCGGTAAGGCGCCGACGTTCGTGTTCTTCGTTGATCCACCTGAAGGCGTGCACTTCACCTACGCGCGTTATCTCGAGAACCGCATCCGCGAGCGCTTCGGGTTCCCAGGCACGCCGATCAAGCTCGAATTCAAGGCTTCGTTCGAATGA
- the plsY gene encoding glycerol-3-phosphate 1-O-acyltransferase PlsY, protein MSDPATLLGLVIVALVGYGIGSISSGYLVGKIYRNVDLRTVGSGSTGATNTFRTLGRGAGLLVAVFDILKGALAVLFAQLLFSVDGDARHIAEALAAVGAVAGHCWPPLLQGRGGRGVATGFGALLFVATPAWASAVAFFAIGLAVTRMVSVGSLASVIGALLGYLLFTWTGWLSFSWATLAFIVVGGSIVYVRHLANIQRILRGAEPRIGARP, encoded by the coding sequence ATGAGCGATCCCGCCACGCTCCTCGGGCTGGTGATCGTCGCGCTCGTCGGCTACGGCATCGGTTCCATCTCGAGCGGTTACCTCGTCGGCAAGATCTATCGCAATGTCGATCTGCGGACCGTCGGGTCAGGCTCGACCGGCGCGACGAACACGTTCCGCACGCTCGGACGCGGTGCCGGCCTGCTCGTCGCGGTGTTCGACATCCTCAAGGGCGCGCTCGCCGTGCTGTTCGCGCAGCTGCTGTTCTCGGTCGACGGAGATGCGCGCCACATCGCGGAGGCGCTCGCGGCGGTCGGCGCCGTCGCGGGCCATTGCTGGCCTCCCCTCCTGCAAGGTCGAGGCGGTCGAGGCGTGGCGACGGGCTTCGGTGCGCTGCTCTTCGTCGCGACGCCGGCGTGGGCCAGCGCCGTCGCGTTCTTCGCGATCGGCCTCGCCGTCACGCGCATGGTCTCGGTCGGGTCCCTCGCTTCGGTCATCGGTGCACTTTTGGGGTACCTCCTTTTCACCTGGACCGGCTGGCTGTCCTTCAGCTGGGCGACACTCGCGTTCATCGTGGTAGGGGGCAGCATCGTGTACGTGCGACACCTCGCGAACATCCAGCGGATCCTGCGCGGCGCGGAGCCCCGCATCGGCGCGCGTCCATGA
- a CDS encoding NAD(P)H-dependent glycerol-3-phosphate dehydrogenase has protein sequence MTVAVLQAGSWGTTLATILARDGQRDVVLWTRDAEQAREIAAQRENRRYLPGIRVPDRVEVTADIERALTAEDLIVAAPSIGVAALRERIGASLRSEHRLLSATKGLAESGQRMSELWAEVVGRERVAVLSGPNISREIAAGLPAATVIASVAAATAKHFQELVGTPMFRAYTDVDVVGVELSGALKNIVALGAGAIDGMGYGDNAKAGFITRGLAEIARFSFAKGANPLTVAGLAGVGDLVVTCMSKHSRNRTVGEQLAKGLGFAQIRERLGGQVAEGVTTAEATYRAAREANVIMPITEQTHLVLSEGKPIRQAMRDLMQRERGDEVAGPLAEISRIIASTAAARQGDSTARSPSSR, from the coding sequence ATGACGGTCGCGGTCCTACAGGCGGGTTCGTGGGGAACGACGCTCGCGACCATCCTCGCGCGCGACGGCCAGCGCGACGTCGTCCTGTGGACGCGCGACGCCGAGCAGGCGCGCGAGATCGCGGCGCAGCGCGAGAACCGTCGCTACCTCCCCGGGATCCGTGTGCCCGACCGCGTCGAGGTCACGGCGGACATCGAGCGCGCGCTGACCGCAGAGGACCTCATCGTCGCCGCGCCGAGCATCGGCGTCGCGGCGCTGCGCGAGCGTATCGGCGCATCCCTCCGGTCCGAGCACCGGCTGCTGTCAGCGACGAAAGGGCTCGCCGAGAGCGGGCAGCGCATGAGCGAGCTGTGGGCCGAGGTCGTCGGCCGCGAGCGCGTCGCGGTGCTCTCCGGTCCCAACATCAGTCGCGAGATCGCGGCCGGGCTTCCCGCGGCAACAGTGATCGCATCTGTGGCGGCCGCGACCGCGAAGCACTTCCAGGAACTCGTCGGCACGCCGATGTTCCGCGCCTACACCGACGTCGACGTCGTCGGCGTCGAGCTATCGGGCGCGCTCAAGAACATCGTCGCTCTCGGAGCCGGTGCGATCGACGGCATGGGCTACGGCGACAACGCGAAGGCCGGGTTCATCACGCGGGGTCTGGCCGAGATCGCGCGGTTCTCATTCGCGAAAGGCGCGAATCCGCTCACGGTCGCCGGCCTCGCCGGGGTGGGCGACCTCGTCGTGACCTGCATGAGCAAGCACTCGCGGAACCGCACGGTAGGGGAGCAGCTCGCGAAGGGTCTCGGGTTCGCTCAGATCCGCGAGCGGCTCGGGGGCCAGGTCGCGGAAGGCGTCACGACCGCCGAGGCGACGTATCGCGCCGCGCGGGAGGCGAACGTGATCATGCCGATCACCGAGCAGACGCATCTGGTGCTCTCCGAGGGCAAGCCCATCCGGCAGGCGATGCGCGACCTGATGCAGCGGGAGCGTGGCGACGAGGTCGCGGGTCCGCTCGCGGAGATCTCGCGCATCATCGCCAGCACCGCGGCCGCTCGGCAGGGCGACAGCACAGCACGTTCCCCTTCATCGCGCTGA
- the sodN gene encoding superoxide dismutase, Ni — MFGRLLKPPVVVYAHCDIPCGIYDPTPAKIAADTVAKMVEKISALQPTATDATTRGNFVRMTLVKEEHAQICKKELEILWSDYFKPEHLEKFPKLHDTFWKAAKLCSKNKQNVDAAAAAELQAAVKEISDMFYATKK, encoded by the coding sequence GTGTTCGGTCGCCTGTTGAAGCCCCCCGTTGTTGTCTATGCCCATTGCGACATCCCATGTGGGATCTACGACCCGACGCCCGCGAAGATCGCCGCGGACACCGTCGCGAAGATGGTCGAGAAGATCAGCGCCCTGCAGCCCACTGCGACGGACGCCACGACGCGCGGCAACTTCGTGCGCATGACCCTGGTGAAGGAAGAGCACGCGCAGATCTGCAAGAAGGAGCTCGAGATCCTCTGGAGCGACTACTTCAAGCCGGAGCACCTCGAGAAGTTCCCGAAGCTGCACGACACGTTCTGGAAGGCCGCGAAGCTCTGCTCGAAGAACAAGCAGAACGTCGACGCCGCGGCGGCCGCCGAGCTGCAGGCCGCGGTGAAAGAGATAAGCGACATGTTCTACGCGACGAAGAAATGA
- the sodX gene encoding nickel-type superoxide dismutase maturation protease: MRRGPWRVAVAGHSMEPALREGDRLLVLPPRRQPRVGEVVVVRDPRDATHLLLKRVAAVGDGEVTVMGDRRDHSTDSRYFGDIPIADVVGRAAFRYAPLGRAGRVRS; encoded by the coding sequence ATGAGACGCGGTCCTTGGCGTGTGGCCGTCGCCGGCCACAGCATGGAGCCGGCGCTGCGGGAAGGGGACCGGCTTCTCGTTCTCCCGCCGCGCCGGCAGCCGCGGGTCGGTGAGGTCGTCGTGGTGCGCGACCCGCGCGACGCGACGCATCTCCTGCTGAAGCGCGTCGCGGCGGTGGGCGATGGCGAGGTCACGGTCATGGGGGACCGTCGCGATCATTCGACCGATAGCCGCTACTTCGGCGACATCCCGATCGCGGACGTCGTCGGCCGCGCGGCCTTTCGCTATGCGCCCCTCGGACGCGCGGGCCGCGTGCGGAGCTAG
- a CDS encoding Fe(2+)-trafficking protein, whose amino-acid sequence MADVTCARCGETRASAGRVLPGTIGDEIEQRVCAECWSEWLAQQIRVINHYGLRPALREDREKLYEFTRDFLGLVPAEGERIPPAS is encoded by the coding sequence GTGGCCGACGTGACGTGCGCGCGCTGCGGCGAAACGCGAGCGAGCGCGGGCCGGGTCCTGCCGGGAACGATCGGCGACGAGATCGAGCAGCGGGTGTGCGCGGAGTGCTGGTCGGAGTGGCTGGCCCAGCAGATCCGCGTCATCAACCACTACGGTCTGAGACCCGCGCTGCGCGAGGACCGCGAGAAGCTCTACGAGTTCACACGCGATTTCCTCGGTCTCGTGCCAGCCGAAGGGGAGCGCATCCCGCCCGCATCGTGA